In Nitrospirota bacterium, the genomic stretch GGTGTTGAGCATCTGCAATGTCATCGGGAGCACCGCCTCCCGGGAGTCGGATTTCGTCTTCTATACCCATTCGGGGCCCGAGATCGGGGTCGCCTCGACCAAGGCCTTCACCACCCAGATCGTCGCGCTCTATCTCCTGGCGATCGCCCTGGGCAGGGTCCGCGGAACGCTCCCCGGCGCTCAGGCGGCGGCCCTGATCGACGACCTCCTCCACCTCCCCGCGAAAGTGGAGCACGCGCTGGAACAGGAGGCGCTGATCAGCACGATCGCAAAGGAGCTCTTCAAGGCGAAACAGTTCCTCTACCTGGGAAGGGGCATCAATTATCCCATCGCCCTCGAGGGGGCGCTGAAACTGAAGGAGATCTCGTACATCCATGCCGAAGGCTATGCTGCGGGCGAAATGAAGCACGGCCCCATCGCCCTGATCGACGAGGAACTCCCCGTCGTCGTCCTCGCCCCCGCAGGGAGGCTGTACGAGAAGGTCGTCTCGAACATGGAGGAGGTGCGCAGCAGGGGGGGCACCATCGTCGCCGTAACCTCGCCCGGGAACAGGGGGATACGGGACCTCGCGAAGTACGCCCTCACCATAGAGGAGAGCAACGACTATCTGAACACCGTCTTCCTGACGGTTCCCTTGCAGCTCCTTGCCTACCACATCGCCGTGCTGCGGGGGTGCGATGTGGACCAGCCGAGGAACCTGGCAAAGAGCGTAACGGTTGAATAGAGGGGACAGGGACCGCTCTTCCTTGTCTTTGTTCTCAGGGATTTATTAATATAGTTAAGGAGCCATGATGTCAAAGGATGTTTTACTAGACGATCTCAACGCCCGGCAGCGCGACGCCATCCTTCACGCGAAAGGTCCGCTCCTGGTGCTCGCGGGCGCGGGAAGCGGCAAGACGCGGGTGATCACCTATAAATTCGCCCACCTGGTCAAGAAGAAGAAGTATGCGGCCCCGTCGATCCTTACCGTCACCTTCACCAACAAAGCCGCCGAGGAGATGAAAGAACGCATCGGCGCGTTTATCGACGGCGATCTCAAGAGCGCCTGGATCGGCACTTTCCATTCGCAGTGCAACAAGATCCTCCGGAGAGAGATCAGGGCCCTCGGCTACAAGCCCGACTTCACGATCTACGACGAAGGGGATCAGTGCGGTCTCATCCGCCACATCCTCAAGGAGTTCAACATCTACGAGGCGCTCTACAAAGGGGTCGCCGGGCGCGTCAGCATCCTGAAGTCGTCCCTCATCTCTCCCGAGCAGTTCCTCTCGCAGGGAGACGGGTTCAGCTTCGACGAGAAGCTCGGCAGGGTCTACCTGAAATACCAGGACGAGCTGAAGCGCTGCAACGCCCTCGACTTTGACGACCTCATTACGCTCACCGTACGGCTCTTCGAGGAGTATCCGAAGATACGCGAAAAGTATGTCGAGCTGTTCCCCTATATCCTCGTCGACGAGTTCCAGGATACGAACCGCTCGCAGTACCGGCTCCTGCACCTCCTCGCCTCGGCTCATAACAACATCTGCGCAGTCGGCGACGACGACCAGAGCATCTATAAGTTCCGGGGCGCGGACGTAAGCAACATCCTCGACTTCGAAAAGGATTTTCCGGGGGCGACGATCATCAAGCTCGAGCAGAACTACCGCTCCACCCAGAACATCCTCGATGTCTCCGGCTCGGTCATCGCCAGGAACCCCCTCCGCCGGCCTAAAAAACTCTGGACCGACCGCGGGCCCGGGGAGCGCGTCTGCTATTACCAGCTCAACACCGAGGACGACGAAGCGAAGTACGTGGCCCGCGCCATAAAAGACCTGTACCTCAAGAACAATTACGAGTACAGCGACTTCGCGGTGCTCTACCGCATCAACCTCCAGGCGCGGGCGATCGAAGACGCCCTGCGCGAAGAGGGTATCCCCTACACCGTGGTGAGCGGCATAAGCTTCTATCAGAGGAGAGAGATCAAGGACCTCATCTCCTACATGCGGGTTGCGCTGAACCGCGACGATACGGTGAGCGTCAGGAGGATCATCAACAGCCCCTCGCGGGGGATCGGGGCCTCGACGCTCGCCAAGATCGAGCAGGAGGCGAAGAAGCACTCCGTCAATCTCCTCACGGCGATAGCGTCGATGCTGAAATCGAATAACGTGGCCGTCTCGCTCAAGGACAAGCTCGGCGAATTCATCAAGATCATCGACAGCCTCTCTCCCGCCTCCTGCAAGACCGCTGCCGAGATGCTGAAGGACATCGTCGAGAAGACAGGATACATCCAGGACATCGAGGAGGAGCGGCTCCAGAATATCATGGAGCTGATCGCCTCGGCGGAGAACATCGGCGTCAAGGACTTTCTCGAACGCGCCTCGCTCGTGACCGGGGCGGACGGCGAGACCCCGAGGGACGCCGCGGTGTCGCTCATGACGCTGCACAGCGCCAAGGGCCTCGAGTTTCCGGTCGTGTTCATCGTCGGCCTCGAGGAGGGCATTCTGCCCTACTTCAAAGCCATTGATGACGAAGCGGAGATGCACGAGGAGCGGCGGCTCTTCTACGTGGGCATGACCAGGGCGAGAGATATGCTCTACCTCCACGGCGTCAAAAAGAGGAGACTCTTCTCCAAGGTCCAGGACCAGGAGGCGTCCCGCTTTCTCGACGATATCCCGAGGGACTGCTGCCAGTGGCTCGAAAAGACTATCCCCCAGCAAAAGCCGGTTGCGGCCCCGAAACCGGTCAGGATAGCTCCTGCGCGGCCGAGCGGCCCGGCCTACATCGTCGGGAGCAAGGTGAAACACCCCTCCTGGGGGATCGGCATCGTGCGGGACTGCTGCGGCGACGGCGACGAGACGAAGGTGACCGTCAACTTCCCGAACGTCGGCCTGAAGCGCCTCTCGGTCAAGCATGCAAACCTGGAGAGGATATAGCGACCGTGGTGAGAGGCAAAGGATGAGGATAACAAGGGACGATGCAGCCCACATAGCGAAGCTCTCGCGGCTCGCCCTCTCCGGTGAGGAGCTCGATACCTTCAGCAGCCAGCTCAGCACGATCCTCGACTATGTGGAGCAGCTCAACACGCTCGACACGAGCGGGGTCGAGCCGACCTCGCATGTGCTGCCCCTGAACAATGTCGTGAGAGAGGACGTACCGGCAGCGTCGCTGCCGCGCGAGGAGGCGCTGAGGAACGCCCCCGACCGGACCGAGAAGTTCTACCGGGTGCCGAAAATAATAGAATAAAATGACGGCAAGTCCGAAATTCGAAACTCTAAATCCTAAACAAAAACAGATAATAAGAAAAATCTCCTTTGCTTAGAGTTCCGTGCTTCGGATTCAGTGTTTGAGGTAATAGTTATGCTGAGATGTTTTTTAAGATCGAAGATTCACATGGCAACGGTGACGGAATCGAACCTCGCCTACGAGGGGAGCATTACCATTGATCGTGAGCTCATGGACCAGGCGGGCATACTGCCCTATGAGCAGGTCATGATCAGCAACCTGAACAACGGCGAGCGGTTCGAGACGTATGTGATACCCGGGAAGCCGGGCTCCCGCGAATTCTGCCTCAACGGCCCCACCGCGCGCAAGGGCATGGTCGGCGACCGGATCATCATCTTCGCCTATTGCTATCTCGACAAGGCGGAGATGGAAGGGTTCTCCCCCGTCATCATCAAGCTCGACGGGAATAATAACCCCCTCGGGTAACTCTTATCGCTCCCCCTCTTCTTTTTCCTGCAACAAAAGAAAGAATTGAAGATCTGCCTTATCTCTTTCTCTAACGCCCTGTTTGCTCCGGATCATGGTTTTCAGGTCGGCAATGGGAACAGGAATACCATCCAGGTCATATATCTCGATTCCGGCGTTCCGATAGGTTAAGTCCCCGACTTTACCGATCAGACCGATGACTATCTCATCAGCGATTCTCACGACGGTATAGTTCCTTACATCGTCCGGGCGAACCTCCAGCGACGCCTTATCCTGCAAGAACGATAAGGCCTCTCTGATCCTCTCTATGTTCTCCTCGGTATCCTCTACAAGCAGGTCAATATCCTGCGTAGAACGGGGCAGCCCATAGTAGTTGACCGCCAGACCGCCTACCAGGATATACTTGGCGCCGGCCTTATTGAGATGCTCACATACGCTCTTGAGATCGTCTACTGTCGGCGGCGCTAAAGCAAAAGGAGAGAGCTTGCGCTCTCTCCTTCAGGGAGGGTCAGGAAATGAGCCATGCTCATTCCTGGCGGGAAAGCACCCTAGAACTTGTAGGCGACCGTGGCGAAGACCACGTTGGCGTTGTACGACTGATCCGCGTAGGCGCCGGTCAAGAACGTATTCGGTGTAGCAATAGGGAAGGCGAATATGTATCCGTCAAGCGTTGCGTCATTATACTTATACTGCTCATAAGCATATCCCGCGGAGAGAGAAAACGCCTTTGTGACATTGAAGATGACCTTGGCTATGAAGAGGTCTTTCCGGTAGTCGTCCCAATTGTCGATATCGATGTTCTCGTTGGTGCGCCCCAGCGTAAGCGCATCGGCAAAGAAGTAGGTATAGTCCGCGGACCCGTCGGAATCCACATGGTTATACTGGAGCTGAAGCGTCAGCTTCCTGGGAATGAGATAGATGTCGGTAGCGGCTCCGTAGTCGTAGCTCTCGTTGACCTGCGTAACGTCCCAGTTAAATACAGGGCCCCCCGGAGGAGGCGGAGGAACCAGCACCACAGGCGGGACGGTCGGATCCATCAAGCCGGCATCCGCATTGAAAGGAGCCTGGCGCTGGAATTGATACAGCTTGGTCCTTTCGTAGTCGAAGTAGGCAAACAACCGTGCAAATCTCCCTATGGCGTAATCCGCATCGACATTGAATTCATACCTCTTGTCATCATGCAGACCGAACACCGTATCCTTATAGTCCGACTTTTTGTATTGGAACCCGAATCCCACGTTAAGAGCTTCCAGGGGATACAGCTCAACCGACGCCCGGTACGTATCCCTGTCCTGCGGCCCTGCATCGAACCTCCTCAGGAAAGGCTCGACCACATCTGCAACGTCCTGCTCTGCCTGAACACCCGTAACGACCGTCAACTGCCCGTGCTCCGCATCCCTTTCGAGCCGCTCGTACCCTGCCCTGACAGTCAGGAAGTCGAGCCCGGTCCACCGCGCGTCGATCGAGTAGATGTCGTCCTCGGTCTCCGGGAGGTCCTCCCTGCTCCTGTTGGTCTTCACATATTTGTAGGCAGGAGTAATATGGAAATTCGCCGGCAGCCTGAAGCCGAGCTCGATGCCGGCGCTGTTTTTATGATAGTCGAAAAGCCGGTTCGTAAGAGTGACGCCGCTCCCGCTGTCGGTATGGGTTATCCTGTCGGACTTGTTTTCCCATTCATAATACCGGTAGAAGAGCTTGGTATCCAGGAAGCGTACAGGACGCGATGTCAGGGCAAAAGCGTAATTCTGGGTATCGATCTTCCCGTCAAACGTAGTCCTTCCTCCGTAATCGACGCTCGCAGCAGCACCTTCAAAAACATAGGAGGTAATAAGCAGCGGGTTTGACTCTTTTCTCGAAAAGCCGAGATTGACATCGAACTTGCTGTTGAAGGGGAGATTGACTGCTCCTTTAAAACTTCCCTTGTAATACTCGTTGCCGGGCGGAAGACTCGTATTGTCGACGCCGCCGGTCACCGGGTGCTGAAAGCTCAACACCTCGTTGTCATTGTCGAAGTTGCTGTACAGGAAGCTCACCGATGCATACAGGGGCTTCCTCGAGTAGCCCGCCTCTGCTTTCAAGGTATTGGTCACATAGTCGATCGGCGCCGGAAGCTCTACAGCCCCCTGTCCCGGGGTGCCTGTTGAGGCGGCCGTCGGTCTTATGCCGTCCCGCTCTTCCCTCGCTGCCGAGACATCGAAGAAAAACGGTCTTATCGCGTCGAGTCGTATACCGCCGCCGTACTGTTTACGCTTCAGGGAGTAATCAAAGGCATTCCATGCGTCAGCTATCGTGACATCACCGGGGGCAAGAGGGATAGGCGCTCCGGTGAGGCTCCCCGTGCCGATGCCTGAATAGAAACTCCGCGCTCCATAGGTGATGTTATGAGGAATCTCATCGTAGAAAAAATCGTATTTGAATTTCCCCCATATGCCGCCGCTGAGATCGTACCGCTGGTTGTCGAAGCCCCAATCTTCGCTGTTATGGGCATAGCCGAAATTCGCCGCTTTGAGATCGAAGTAGTATCTCCCGCTTTCGTAGCCGAGCCGGATGTCGCCGTACACGCCGTCCTGGGTGTCCCGGTACTCATTGAACTTCGCCTCGCTGCCGTTCACCTCCGTGAGCATGCCGGTCACACTGATGCCGCCTTCCATCTTCTTTTCCTCAGCGACAGCATTCGACGAGAGCGTCATGAGCCCTAGTATGATTGCAAGGGTAATCAACGTTGTTTTCATTTCATCACCTCCCCTATCTCACGAACCGCAGGCCATGCGTCCCGGGCCCGTTGCTTCCGTGAATGTTCGTGTGGCAGTTCAGGCAGCTCCGGCCGACGAGCTTATTCGATATGGGAACAGTAACGCCGGGAGGCTTGATGAAGGCATCGGCCTGCGTGTATGCAGTCGCCGGATGGCCGCTCCATTCGTGGCAGCTCTGGCAGAGCTGCGGCAGTTTCTTATCGAGAAGCCGGTTATGGTTGCTGCCGTGGGGAGTGTGGCAGGTCAGGCAGTTCTCTTCGACCGGGGGATGCTCCCACATGAAGGGGCCGCGCATTTCTGCATGGCACTTATAACAGAGCTCGTTGACCGTGTCGGCCTTGATCATCTTCGGGTTCATGGTCCCGTGGGTATCGTGGCAGCTCGTGCACATCACTTTTCCCTCACGTATGGGGTGGTGCGACTGTTTATTAACCTGAAAGTTGATGCTCCGGTGGCAATCGAAGCAGAGGTCGGGCTCCGGTCCTCTCAGGTTCTCGTCGCCGCCGAAATGCGATGAATGGCACTGGTCGCAGGAGACGCCTGACGACTGGTGCTCGCTCAGGTTCCAGAAGGCGAGATGCCTGGAGTCCTCGTGGCAGGACAGGCACTGTGCCGACTTCTTCTCGGCAGCAACGCCCCGTTCGAACGTGAAGATACCGGTGCCTCTCCCGCCGCCTTTCTGAACATGTTCCGCTCCGGGCCCATGGCACGACTCGCAGCCGAAGCTGCTGGCAGGGGTGCCGGGCACCGCCTTTTTGCCATGCACCGAGCGCGCATAGCTTTCGTAGTACGCCTCATGGCAGCCCCTGCAGGTTTCGGAGCCGACATAGCCCGCCTTGCCCGCCGTATCGCGCTGCGACAAGGCGCTCCCCGAAAAGATGACCAGCGAGGAGAGAAATATGACCAGCAACAAGATTACCTTTTTCATCATCAACCCCCTCGAGCGCACAAAGTTTCCCTGTCCGGTTTTTCATCAAACCGGCATAGTCGTTCATCAACGATGTCGTCAGTGATTTTTAAGGAACCGCTACTTTAAATCTTAGCAAAGGTTTGTAGCTTGTCAAGAAATTTTTATCGGCGGGTAAAAACCAAAAAGGAGAGGGCCGGAGCCCTCTCCTTTTGCAGGGGACTGCCGGAATGGCTGCTAGAACTTGTACACCAATCCTGCGAAGAGTATGTTCGCCCTGTATGACGGTGCGCTGTAGGCCCCGGTTAATGTGCTCACATTCGCCTCCGCGGTACCGTAGGAGTACTGATATCCATCTACAGCGATATCGTTATAGGTGAACTTCTCGTAAGCGTACCCCCCGGTTATGCCGAGCCTTTTGCTGACAGCATACTTCGCTTTCACGCTGAACGCAGTCTTCCTGTAGTCATCCCAGTTCGAAATATCACTAGTTTGGGGAGGCGGCCCATCAAAGAAGGAAAAATCCGCAAACCCGTCCGACTTCATACGATCAAACTGCACATTGAAGACTAACGTTTGTGGGATCGCGTCTATTTCAGCGCCTATACCGTAATTATAGGTCTTGTCCTTCTGATCCAGTCGCCACGTATACTGATACGTAGTGGTATTGGTAAAGAAACTGGCGGCGTTCGGATCGAGGCCCGCACTTGAGGTGCTCGCGCGTTGCACCTGTGATACCTTTGTCTCCTCGTACTCTACATAGCCGCTCACCGCAATAAAACTGTTTATTCTCCAATCAGCATCTATACCGTACTCATTCGTCTTATCATCTCTCAGGCCAAGGACGGTATCGGTGAATTCGGATTTCTTGTTTTTGTAATGCAGACCGAAGCTAAGTGTGTCCAATGGATAGATATCAATCGATGCCTTATAGGTATCACGATCCATTGGAGCGGCATCGAAACGCCTGATATACGGCTCTACAACATCTGCAGCAGCCTGGTCGGTTGCAAAGAGGGTTTCCGTTCTCCCTTTCGTAGACTGCCTGTCCAGCCTCTCATACCCGACCTTCGCGGTCATAAAGTCCACGCCGCTCCACTTCAAATCCACTGCATAGATGTTATCGGTCGTCTCGGGCAAATCCGTCCTGTTCCTCTTGGTGTTCAGACGCGAATAGGCCGGCGTCAAGGAGAACTTGGCCGGGAGCTTGACATCGAGCTCCACTCCGTAGCTCCTTTTCTCGTAATCAAAGAGGTGGTTAAAAAATTGGCTTCCGCCGTTGACGTTAGAATCTGTGTGACCAATCTCGTCGGACTTGTTCTTTTTATCGTAGTACTTGTAAAATGCTTTTGCGCCGAGAAAACCCACTGGTCGTGAGGTAAGGACAAAAGAGTAACTATTAGCAGTGAGCTTACCGTCAAATTCCGAATCGGTTAAAGTAACCTCCTGAATGCCGC encodes the following:
- the gatC gene encoding Asp-tRNA(Asn)/Glu-tRNA(Gln) amidotransferase subunit GatC, which gives rise to MRITRDDAAHIAKLSRLALSGEELDTFSSQLSTILDYVEQLNTLDTSGVEPTSHVLPLNNVVREDVPAASLPREEALRNAPDRTEKFYRVPKIIE
- a CDS encoding MtrB/PioB family decaheme-associated outer membrane protein, with protein sequence MKTTLITLAIILGLMTLSSNAVAEEKKMEGGISVTGMLTEVNGSEAKFNEYRDTQDGVYGDIRLGYESGRYYFDLKAANFGYAHNSEDWGFDNQRYDLSGGIWGKFKYDFFYDEIPHNITYGARSFYSGIGTGSLTGAPIPLAPGDVTIADAWNAFDYSLKRKQYGGGIRLDAIRPFFFDVSAAREERDGIRPTAASTGTPGQGAVELPAPIDYVTNTLKAEAGYSRKPLYASVSFLYSNFDNDNEVLSFQHPVTGGVDNTSLPPGNEYYKGSFKGAVNLPFNSKFDVNLGFSRKESNPLLITSYVFEGAAASVDYGGRTTFDGKIDTQNYAFALTSRPVRFLDTKLFYRYYEWENKSDRITHTDSGSGVTLTNRLFDYHKNSAGIELGFRLPANFHITPAYKYVKTNRSREDLPETEDDIYSIDARWTGLDFLTVRAGYERLERDAEHGQLTVVTGVQAEQDVADVVEPFLRRFDAGPQDRDTYRASVELYPLEALNVGFGFQYKKSDYKDTVFGLHDDKRYEFNVDADYAIGRFARLFAYFDYERTKLYQFQRQAPFNADAGLMDPTVPPVVLVPPPPPGGPVFNWDVTQVNESYDYGAATDIYLIPRKLTLQLQYNHVDSDGSADYTYFFADALTLGRTNENIDIDNWDDYRKDLFIAKVIFNVTKAFSLSAGYAYEQYKYNDATLDGYIFAFPIATPNTFLTGAYADQSYNANVVFATVAYKF
- a CDS encoding DUF3553 domain-containing protein; the protein is MMSKDVLLDDLNARQRDAILHAKGPLLVLAGAGSGKTRVITYKFAHLVKKKKYAAPSILTVTFTNKAAEEMKERIGAFIDGDLKSAWIGTFHSQCNKILRREIRALGYKPDFTIYDEGDQCGLIRHILKEFNIYEALYKGVAGRVSILKSSLISPEQFLSQGDGFSFDEKLGRVYLKYQDELKRCNALDFDDLITLTVRLFEEYPKIREKYVELFPYILVDEFQDTNRSQYRLLHLLASAHNNICAVGDDDQSIYKFRGADVSNILDFEKDFPGATIIKLEQNYRSTQNILDVSGSVIARNPLRRPKKLWTDRGPGERVCYYQLNTEDDEAKYVARAIKDLYLKNNYEYSDFAVLYRINLQARAIEDALREEGIPYTVVSGISFYQRREIKDLISYMRVALNRDDTVSVRRIINSPSRGIGASTLAKIEQEAKKHSVNLLTAIASMLKSNNVAVSLKDKLGEFIKIIDSLSPASCKTAAEMLKDIVEKTGYIQDIEEERLQNIMELIASAENIGVKDFLERASLVTGADGETPRDAAVSLMTLHSAKGLEFPVVFIVGLEEGILPYFKAIDDEAEMHEERRLFYVGMTRARDMLYLHGVKKRRLFSKVQDQEASRFLDDIPRDCCQWLEKTIPQQKPVAAPKPVRIAPARPSGPAYIVGSKVKHPSWGIGIVRDCCGDGDETKVTVNFPNVGLKRLSVKHANLERI
- the panD gene encoding aspartate 1-decarboxylase; amino-acid sequence: MLRCFLRSKIHMATVTESNLAYEGSITIDRELMDQAGILPYEQVMISNLNNGERFETYVIPGKPGSREFCLNGPTARKGMVGDRIIIFAYCYLDKAEMEGFSPVIIKLDGNNNPLG
- a CDS encoding DmsE family decaheme c-type cytochrome, yielding MMKKVILLLVIFLSSLVIFSGSALSQRDTAGKAGYVGSETCRGCHEAYYESYARSVHGKKAVPGTPASSFGCESCHGPGAEHVQKGGGRGTGIFTFERGVAAEKKSAQCLSCHEDSRHLAFWNLSEHQSSGVSCDQCHSSHFGGDENLRGPEPDLCFDCHRSINFQVNKQSHHPIREGKVMCTSCHDTHGTMNPKMIKADTVNELCYKCHAEMRGPFMWEHPPVEENCLTCHTPHGSNHNRLLDKKLPQLCQSCHEWSGHPATAYTQADAFIKPPGVTVPISNKLVGRSCLNCHTNIHGSNGPGTHGLRFVR
- a CDS encoding nucleotidyl transferase AbiEii/AbiGii toxin family protein; its protein translation is MLVGGLAVNYYGLPRSTQDIDLLVEDTEENIERIREALSFLQDKASLEVRPDDVRNYTVVRIADEIVIGLIGKVGDLTYRNAGIEIYDLDGIPVPIADLKTMIRSKQGVRERDKADLQFFLLLQEKEEGER
- a CDS encoding MtrB/PioB family outer membrane beta-barrel protein, producing MKKILTYTAVLCALFLLSTGAYADEAKPLSGEIKAVGKLVNVDGNEAKFNEYRDLQDGVYGDIRLKYDNNRYFMKFNAGDIAYDTQSYKLESGMWGKFKFYLKYNEIPHNITYNARTIFSGAGTYRLTTGAVLVPANADPTNFFDYSVDRKQFEAGVKLDVLKPLYLDLSYAREDRDGIKPAGVALRTGGGSFFAEIPEPVDYVTNSLKAEVGYAKNPVFFSFAYFYSEFSNEQDKLFFVNPNSINTLNATRDDYLTLPPDNKYHNYSFKGVVKLPLYSALNVNIARSDTRSDFAFPMLNATKSYWVRDVAGGIQEVTLTDSEFDGKLTANSYSFVLTSRPVGFLGAKAFYKYYDKKNKSDEIGHTDSNVNGGSQFFNHLFDYEKRSYGVELDVKLPAKFSLTPAYSRLNTKRNRTDLPETTDNIYAVDLKWSGVDFMTAKVGYERLDRQSTKGRTETLFATDQAAADVVEPYIRRFDAAPMDRDTYKASIDIYPLDTLSFGLHYKNKKSEFTDTVLGLRDDKTNEYGIDADWRINSFIAVSGYVEYEETKVSQVQRASTSSAGLDPNAASFFTNTTTYQYTWRLDQKDKTYNYGIGAEIDAIPQTLVFNVQFDRMKSDGFADFSFFDGPPPQTSDISNWDDYRKTAFSVKAKYAVSKRLGITGGYAYEKFTYNDIAVDGYQYSYGTAEANVSTLTGAYSAPSYRANILFAGLVYKF